From a single Lolium rigidum isolate FL_2022 chromosome 7, APGP_CSIRO_Lrig_0.1, whole genome shotgun sequence genomic region:
- the LOC124672842 gene encoding glyoxylate/hydroxypyruvate reductase HPR3-like, translating to MASAGCMPAIFLCRPPEASFSAALRERFRVLDFLASGEPLPAFLAAAAAAPEPPRAAVVTGSSSVRVDAWFLDAAPSIRCVVSTGAGVDHIDLAECARRGVAVGNSGDVYSTDVADYAVGLLLDVLRQVSAAGRYVRRGSWPVQGDYPLGSKLGGKHVGIIGLGNIGSRVAKRLEAFGCVIHYNSRKQKDSVPYKYFPNVHDLAAESDVLIVACALNKETWHIVDKNVLEALGKSGVIINIGRGSNIDEAELVVALKEGKIAGAGLDVFEHEPKVPAELFCMDNVVLSRHIAVFTEESRSDVLAHTIGNLEAFFSGQPLLSPVHADSLVK from the exons ATGGCATCGGCCGGCTGCATGCCGGCCATCTTCCTCTGCCGCCCGCCGGAAGCGTCCTTCTCCGCCGCGCTTCGCGAGCGCTTCCGCGTCCTGGACTTCCTCGCGTCCGGCGAGCCGCTCCCTGCCTTCctcgcggcggccgcggccgcgccggAGCCCCCGCGCGCTGCAGTCGTGACGGGCAGCAGCTCCGTGCGCGTGGACGCCTGGTTCCTCGACGCCGCGCCCTCCATCCGATGCGTCGTCAGCACGGGCGCCGGCGTCGACCACATCGACCTCGCCGAGTGCGCGCGCCGCGGCGTCGCCGTGGGCAACTCCGGGGATGTCTACTCCACCGACGTTGCCGACTACGCCGTCGGCTTGCTGCTCGAcgtgctccggcaggtttcggcgGCGGGGCGGTACGTCCGGCGCGGGTCTTGGCCTGTGCAGGGCGACTACCCTCTAGGATCCAAG CTTGGTGGCAAGCATGTTGGCATCATCGGCTTGGGAAACATTGGCTCCCGGGTTGCAAAGCGGCTTGAAGCTTTTGGTTGTGTTATCCACTACAACTCGAGAAAACAGAAGGATTCAGTCCCTTACAAGTACTTCCCAAACGTTCACGATCTTGCTGCTGAATCCGATGTGCTCATTGTTGCATGCGCACTGAATAAGGAGACCTGGCATATTGTGGACAAGAATGTGCTGGAGGCCCTCGGAAAGAGCGGTGTGATCATCAATATTGGGAGAGGATCGAACATCGATGAGGCGGAACTGGTCGTGGCGCTCAAGGAGGGAAAGATTGCTGGCGCGGGCCTTGACGTCTTCGAGCATGAACCCAAGGTGCCGGCAGAGCTGTTCTGCATGGACAATGTGGTTTTATCGCGCCACATAGCGGTGTTTACAGAGGAGTCCAGGTCGGATGTCCTCGCGCACACCATCGGCAATCTTGAAGCCTTCTTCTCGGGTCAGCCATTGCTCTCTCCGGTGCATGCTGATTCTCTAGTGAAGTGA